The genomic DNA AGAAAAAATACTAAAAAGATTAAATATTGATTCTTACATAATACCACTTTGCATAGAAGGAAAACAGCTTTCATCAGTTGAGTTTTCTAAGCAGGTGGACAAGGTTTTATTACAAGGAAACAGCCACATAACATTTATAATAGGAGGTTCACTAGGATTATCAAAACAAATAACAGACATTAGCAACCTAAAACTATCTTTTTCAAAAATGACCTTTCCTCATCAGTTGATGAGGCTAATTTTGCTTGAACAGATTTATAGAGGATTTAGAATTAGGTTGGGTGAACCGTACCATAAATAAGTGCGGTATTAAATTTTGAACATATTTTCTATGAAGAGATATAATAATTCTCCATCTCATTAATCATGAGATGGAGAATTTAGTAATTTTCACACAGTTTTTGTTATATTATAAGGAAATCGATATATAATTATAGATTGTATTACGATAGAGTTTAGTAAAATGTATTTTCTAACTATTTTTACAGTAGTCAAGGGGGACTTCTTGTACGAACTTATTATAAATCTCACAAAGAAGTTGATAATCATCTTTCCTTACACTAAAGTTTGACTTAACTGCATTACGTTGTAACTTAGAAAGTAAAGTTAGCCATTCAGTTTTAGATTTCTTCCCACCACTTATTTTCTGTTGAGAGTCTAAAGTAAAAAGCCCTTCAAATAAATTTGACCAATTTCTTCCGTATAGAACTATTAGTCGTAAATCCGATAAAGTAATAGAATCCCAAAAGTCAGATTTTTTACCTGTCTCATATTCATATTCACTTAAAGCTTTATTTACTCTAGTATAGACCGGTTTTGGTATCGCATTAGTCCAGTTATCCTTATATTTATTTTGAATAGCATTTTTTAATATTTGTTTAACTGAGTTTGATATTTCTCTTATCATCATTATGGATTCATTATTATATTCTTTACTATGATCTTCCCAATACTTCTTTAAACCTTCTGGTTCAAATTCATTACGCTCATAATTAATTGCTTTTTCTAAACAACGACAAGAGTATATTGGTCCATTACCTCCATATGTTTTTCTAATATTATCACGTTGCTCATCATCAATATTTTCATAAAATCTAATGATGGGATCAAGATAATACTGTGCTCTATCAGCCATAACTTCAGGCTTATCTTTAAGTGGGTTTATCTCATTTATTTTTATTAAATGCTCTGTAATACTATTAATAGTCCGAATGACCCCACCAATACCATTATTAGTTACTAAAATTCCCTGTTCATCCTTACCAAGGTGCCATTCTTTATTTAAATTTTCTTTGATATATGACAAACATATTTGCAGATAAGAGTACAAAAGATCAAATGTGATATTATTATCATCTAGATCAAAATTACCTCTCTTTTCCAATTTGTTGCTTGTACTATATTTTGAAAGAAAAGAACCAGTATTAATAGCTTGTCGAATACATTCAATAGTAACACATTTTAAAGAAGTTGATTGCTCCTCACCAATAATGATTCTTCTATAGAGTGGAGATGTACAATCTTCACCAAGCTTTTGAGCTATACGGAGTCTAAGAGCATTACGTCGTTCATCATATTTACTAGAGTTCCATTGCATATCAGCATTTAAAGTATTTCTTAAGTTTTTTGAGACAGCCTTCTGGTTCTCATTTATCTCCATAAATAATTTTATTTGCTCTTCTTTTTCAAGATTTTCAAAAGCTACAACTGGAATACTGTTAGTTTTAGCATATTTTGAGTCTGAATATCCATACAATCGATGCTGCCCATCTATTATGTATGCAGATTTATATTGTTGTGGTAAGTGTAATGTACCTAATGTTGCAATAGAATCTACATCTTGTTTATTAGCCCTATCAAACGACAGTGGACGTTTTGATATAAGATTTATAACAATAGAGTTAGGAAAATAACCCTTATCTTCATTAATAAATTTTCGTACAGATTTTAATCTACTTTTTTTTATAATCCGTTGGTATGTTGGCATCATGTCATTATTGGCATCATTTCTATGCAGGACATATCCTATCTTTAATAGCTTTTCAGGCTCTATAGAAAATGAATAATATGTATGTTTCCCCATTTTACCACGAATAGCTGGTATTTTGTTATTCATATTTCTGATTTTTTGATTTGCGAATAGATTGCCTAATAACTGATATTTTGCAGAAGACCCAAGGTGCTTAACTAGCTCGCAGTAATAATTGACTTTTGAGTTATCCCAAAAATCAATATTCCAATTATTTAATTTTTCAAGGTCGGCCTTACTCATGTTGTAGTTGTGGGTGGCCCAAATAAATTTCACTTTTCTTCTGGGAAACTTTTGAAGTATTTCTTTTCGTAATCCCTCTGTTTGGCCATAGAAAGCTTCAATATTTTTTTTAAAAACTCCGTCCTTAATAGAAGATGTAGCCTTGCACTCAACAACGAGTACACTTTCATCATCTGCTGCAAAAACGTCAATTTGCTGGGTTATATTTTCATTTGTATGGTCATATGACATATGGAAGTTGCGATCTGAATTCATATGTTCAAAGCCCATATTAAATAGCATTATCCATATTTTGTCCTCGAATAATTCATCAACTTTTTTGTCTTTTTTAACTCCGATAAATTTATCATTTTTATACTTTTTATATTCAACCCAGCCTTCTTCTATTAGTACTGGGAGGGCTATGCTTCTTTCTTTATGCACAATAAATTCTTTAGCTCTTTTACGTTTTACTTGTGTGAGTTCTTTGCAAGAAACAACTTTTTCCCACTTAGTATTACTCATTTTCCTAAACTCCTTTCGGTATATTTGTAAAGATATATTCAGATATAAGAGATCTCTTTGCCTTTTTCCCTCCTATTAGACTATGTCTATCTAGAGGTGTCAAACTATCTCCTTCTTTAGTAAAAATTTCTTTAATGGCATTATGTGCGGCATTTGTAAGTATGTAATATGCACCTTTAGACTTTATGTAGTCTATATATTTACTAAGTCTCTTTTGATCATCAAGTGAAAATAGATTTTGGTTATACTCAATGAAACCATTATTATTGTGTGAAACAGTATAAGGAGGATCAAGGAAAATTAAATCTCCTTCTCTAATGCGATATTTTTTTTTAGAAAAATCTTCACAATGAATTCGTACTTTTTGCAATTTCTGGCTTGCGATACGTAAACGGTCGTAGTTGTAATTTAGATTTTGCCTATGACCATAAGGAACATTGTATTTACCCTTCTTATTTACACGATATAGACCGTTATAAGAAGTCTGATTTAAGTATATAAATCTAGCAGCTCTTTCGATCATATTATCAGGTTCTAATGCTCGGATTCTATAATATTCACTTTCGGTATTGGTATAATGTTTTAGTTCTTTTATAATCAAGTTAGGATGATCTCTAATAGATATATAAGAATCTATTAACTCTGGATTTATATCTGACAGATATACATTTTTTTTTTGCTGTAGTGAAAAAAAGATTGCACCACCACCAATAAATGGTTCATAGTAATTTCGGTACTCTAAATTTAAAATTATACTTTTAACATGAGGTATTAGCCATGATTTCCCTCCTGCCCATCGTATAAAAGGTTTTGTGTTTGACATTTTAATGACTCCATTTCAATTATTAATTATAAGGTAGAGAGTAGAATATATGTATTAATAATACCAAGCTAAGACGTTATTAATGATAATAACTTATCTAACTTATAATGCTACTTAAAGTATATTACGATATAGAACAACTAACAAGTGGGAAAATACAAATATATGAGAATAATGACCTTTTGCTTGAAATAAAACCGCCTTTGCACATAGTACGGTGAACCATATTGAACTATCTTTAAATTTGAGTTTTCATCTGCCATTGGAGTATTTTCCATACTTGGATTTATGGCAAATAGCCAAGGAGTAAGTGTTGAAGCTATATCTTCATCTATAATTGATAAAACAGGATGGGAACGTAAAAAAGTAGTATCTGTTATGTCTTTAGTTGGAGTTTGTATAAGTACAGTATTTGCAACTAGAGCAGGACTTTATTTATTAGATATTATGGATAATTTCATTAATAATTATGGAATAGTAGTTGTAGGATTATTAGAGACTATTTTAGTAGGATGGATAATTAAAGCAAAAACAGTACGTAATCATACAAACGCAGTTTCTTACTATAAAATAGGGAAGTGGTGGGAGGTAATTATTAAGTATATTACTCCAACTATTTTAATTTATATGTTAGGTAAGAGCTTTATTACAGAATTATGAATTGTCAAGTTTATTGGCATATGGATGGAGCATAATTCTACTAGGTATTATAGGTGCTATATTTATTAGTAAAAAATCGTGGAAACAAGATATTGAATGTGAAGAAGAGGAGGAAGTTTAATAATGACACAAAGTGCAAAGATATTTTTTATTATAGGAGCAGTAGTGCTTTGGGGAGGGCTATTGTGTACTCTAGCAGTTGCAATTAAAAATGAGAAAGTTTCAAATTAATACTTAGGAAATAGAAGTAGAGAAAATTTGAAATTCCTGTAAATGTAGTAATATAGTAAAAATGGTGTTGATGCTTTTATGAATATAAGTATGATATGATAATTAAGATTGAGATAGTTCTCATCAAAAAAATAAAAATGTACTATGAAAAGAAATGTCTTTATACCTTGTAGGGGGAATGAGGTATAACTATTTTAAGAATGGTTAATATAAAGAGATATAATAATAAAAAACCAGAGTGATATGGTAAACCGTATCATAAATAACTGCGATTTTCTCATAGTATGATTTAACACATGATAATATATATAGAATTATCCCTGATTATTCATATAACTTTGAATAATATGCTGTATAGTTCTGAATTATAAGATTTCAGTGAATTCGAAGACATACCGAGTTGGTATGTCGAGAATTTAATGGATAACTTTTATGTTATAGCTCATAAGTTTTGGACGAGGGGAACTATATTGGTAGTTTTTACAACTGACATATGGGGGAAACTTAATTACATCATAGAATATAAACATTGAATTTATGCATAGTGTAGAGTTTTGCAATTAACTAATTAAATATAATAAAGGAGAAGTATACATGGGTAAATTTGTTCATATTGTTTTTGGGGATTCCGCCGCAGGAATATTAAAATACTATTTTGAAAATATTCAAAATGAATTTATGGGTGAGATAATAAGTTTTAGAGATATTCATTCAGTTGGACCAATATATGAAATTGATACTGAAACAGGACTTAGAAAAAGAATAGAATGGTTAAAAAATATGGTAAAAGTGGTTTCGGCAGATGATTATTTTGAATATATTGAGAAAGAATTTATTGCTACATATGAAAATATAAAAAATATCGATATAGATTCAAAAATTGTTATATGGCATGAGAAAAATACTGATAGTCAAGTAGGTTTTAGATATCTAAATAAATTATTAAAAAATAAAGAATTATATGAGGTGAATGTTTCTGAATCATATATAAAGGATTATAATAACAATAGATATAAACCAAGATCTCTTGCTGAATGTGCGCCTGAAGAAATAAATCGTTTTATTTTGACAATGAAAAAATTAGAAAAAGAAAAATGTAATTGTTTAATAAATGATTGGGAGGTCCTTAGAACATCTAAAGAAAATTTGAGAATTTTAAAGGATAACAAAATAATTGGAGTAGATGAAAATTATTATGATCATGATATCTTATCGAATTGTACTTTTAATTTTAGAAAAGCGGCAAGAATTATTGGAAAAACAATGGGAGAATCAGATCAGCTTGTTAGTGATACTTACCTTGATTATAGGGTTAGAAAGTTAATTAAAAGTGGAAAAGTTGAATATAGAGGGAAATTAGAAACTTACAGAGACTTTGAAATAAAAGTGCTTGGGCTTAATTGAGATTTTCACAGAACTATGAAATAGACAAAAATGTTTTTATCATTATATGTTAAAGGAGTAAGAAAATGATTTAGTGGTTGATACAATATATATAACTAAGTATAATACAAAGAATTATCTAATAAATTAATATTGGTTTGGAGAATTAACCTTATAGTAAATTAGCTATTAGATTTTAAAATATATATTGACAGAATATAAATATGAGTGTATAATGCAATACAAATGCTAATTAAAATAAATTCTAAGAAGAGAAAAAGTAAGTAATAGCTTGTTCTACAGAGAGTTGGTATTTTGCTGCAAGCCAATGTCCAAGTTATAACTGAAAATCGTCTCTGAGAAGTGAGGCTGAAATTAATATTAGTAAGCTTTGCCGGAGTCTTTCGCCGTTAAAAGAAAAGCGTATTGTTGGATACGTAACTAAGAGCTATAAAGGTTTATTTTATTGTAAATTTACTTTATAGAATTAGGGTGGTAACGCGGTTTAACCCGTCCCTTATTTTGAAGGGACGGGTTTTTTGTGTGCATTCAGAATGGGCATAATCTAAACGGAGAAAGTCTTGAACACAAAAGGTAATATATGTGTTCGATATGGAATGAGAGTTTATATTTTTACCTAGGGAGAATCTCTTAATCTACTTGAAGATTTAAAAGTTAAAAAGAATTATAAAAAGAAATATTAACATAAATTTTGTTATTTTTCTTTAGGGGGCGAGTATATAGAAGTTGAGATTAATTAGCAAAAAAATTATTATTTAAATAATAAAGGAGATATATAGAATGAAAAATTTATCAAAAAAAGATTTACTACTTATAGGGTTAATGCTATTTTCATTATTTTTTGGAGCAGGAAATTTAATATTTCCTCCATTTTTAGGACAAGCCGCAGGTGTAAAAGTCTGGACAGCAATACTTTCCTTTTTTATAACAGCAGTTGGGTTCCCAATTTTAGGAGTAGTTGCAGTTGCTAAGTCTGGTGGATTACAGAATTTAGCTAAAAGAGCCAATCCTGTGTTTGCAGGAATTTTTACAGTTTTAATATATTTATCAATAGGACCTTGTTTAGGGATTCCAAGAGCAGGAAGTTTACCTTTTGAAATGGTTGTAGCACCATATTTACCACAGAGTATACCTACAACTTTAGCGTTGTTAATATTCACATTTGTATTTTTTATGGTAGCTTATTGGCTTTCATTGTCACCAACAAAGTTAGTAAACCGTATGGGTAAAGTATTAACACCTACTTTATTACTTTTGATTTTAGTTATGTTTATAGGTGCTTTGATTAAACCATTAGGTAATTATGGTGTAGCAACAGGAGAATATGTAAAATCTCCATTTGTTAAAGGATTTTTAGAAGGGTATTTAACAATGGATACAATAGCAGCTTTAAATTTTGGAATAGTTATCGCATTATCAATAAAATCTAAAGGAATTAAGGATGAAAAAGTAGTAGTTTCAACAACAATAAAAGCAGGAATGATAGCGGGAACTTTAATGATAATTATTTACTCAATACTTGCTCATTTAGGAGCAACTAGTGGAGGAAGATTTGGTGGTACTCAAAATGGAGCACAAACATTAACAAATGTTACAACCTATATATTTGGAAAGCCGGGGGCTGTATTGCTAGCAGTTATATTTACTCTAGCTTGTTTAACAACCAGTGTTGGTCTTATAACTTCATGTAGTCAATATTTTTCAACATTGACTAATAAGCTATCGTATAAAAATTGGGCTAGAATATTATCACTTTCTAGTATGGTTCTTGCTAATATGGGCTTAACAAAAATACTTGCAATATCAGTACCTGTACTAAATACTATTTATCCAATATCAATAATGCTTATAGTACTCTCAATGTTAGATAAATTTTTTAAACAAAGTTCTATGGTTTATGGATTAACAATATTATTTACTGGAATTGTAAGTATAGTTGATTCATTGCAACAGGTAGGAATAGAGCTAGGATTTGTTACTAGTTTGTGTGACGGACTACCTTTTTACGCAAAAGGTTTAGGGTGGGTAGTTCCGGCTATATTTGGAATGGTTATAGGAGTAGTAATTAAGATTATAAAGGAAAAATTAATATATAATAAAACTTTGGAAAATTCTATATAGAGATGATGATATAAAAGAAGTTGTGTCAAAAGCATAGTCTGCCTTAAAGTACTATTTGCTGAATGTATGACATTTATCATAGGAGTGTATTTAGTTAAAAAAAGTAACAACTCATATGTAAAAATAGTTGAAATTTTTACGCATAAATTTAACTATGAAGATATGAAGTTTATCTAGAAAAAATTATATGAAACTTGGTTTCAAAAGTGAATATATCATAAATAAGAGGAGATTTATAATATTACAGAGATATTTTTGAGGACTTGGAAGTCCTCGTTTTTTTATGAAGAAAATTAAATATTGATTTGATTGAATATCTTATTTGTTATAGCTGATGAAGTAATGATAGAAACAGTAATATAGAATTTATATATTAATACTATCCTGGGTATTCTAGTACAGAAGAAAAAAATCATAAGAGCTATATGGTAACAGTATCATAAATAATAGGAGATTAGTTTACTTATGGTATAATAAATTAATATGTTATTTTCAGTAAATAGATTAACTGGTACAAATTACAAAGAATCGAAATCATGAATGTTAAGAGCTATCAATAAAACAATTATAAATTTAGATTAATACTGGAGGATTTATAAATGGATACTATTAAAAGAATTAACTTCAAAAAGTCCGAGCATAGGTTATTTGATTTTGAAATAGTTGATTTACAAGAGTTTTTAAAGACACGACCAGCTAAACATCTTTCAAAAGTATTTCGATTGAATTTCTATTTGATATTGTATATAACTTCTGGAAAAGGACGACATGAAATTGATTTTAAAGTCTATGATTTTAAAGCAGGAGATATGATATTTGTTGCACAAAATCAAGTTCATCGTTTCTTTCCAAACACTCAAGCTACTGGTTATATTATTTTATTCACCGAAGACTATCTATACATTAATTCAGATATGAATATACATGATTTTTTAGATCATTTCAATATGCCATTATATAATCCAATTATTGAAATAGATATTAGTGAAGAAGCATCCAATCGAATACTCATTGATTTATTGTACAAAGAGTATCAAGCAGTAGATAGTAGGGTAAAGGTACAATTGCTAAAATATCTTTTTAGAAGTTTCATGCTAACAATTCGTAAGTTTAGGAAAATAAATAAAGATATGGAAACCTCAGGTGTTTATAAGCGCTTTATAGAATTTAAAAATCTTGTAGAGATGCATTATAAGGAAAAGAAAACTGTTAGCGAGTATGCAAGGATGATGTCAGTTTCTCAAAAAACAATCAATCAAGCTACTAGAAAGGCTGTAGATTTATCTGCTAAACAATTTATTATAGATAGAACATTATTAGAAATCAAGCGATATATAGGGCAGGGAGAGCTCACAATCAATGAAATTTCAGATTTAATGGGATTTTATGAACCTTCTAATTTGACAAAATACTTTAAACACTATGAAAGAGTTTCACCAACGGAATTTAGAGCAAAATATTTTAGTATTTAATGACACCTTTGGAAGATATGTTTTTATAGTTTTTTATGGAAGGGTATTAATTGTACTCATATTATTGGGAATGGAAGAGCCGATAGATAAATAAGTAGTTTATATATGATTTAGCTATGGTTATCGTAAAAAGCAATCATAAATAAAACACTTAGCATTATCATTATTATTGTATATCAATTATAGGAGGGATAAAAGTGTATACAATTGGACAAGTAGCTAAGTTTTTAGGTGTATCTAGGGATACATTAAAATTTTACGAGGAAAAGGAATTACTAAAGCCTAAACATGATGATGAGAATGGTTATAGAAAATATAATCATTTTGATATATATGATATTATGACAATAAAATTTTATAGGGAAATTGATTTTGAGATTAAGAAAATTCAGGAGATAAGAAAAAGTAAGAATGTAGAGGAGATAGAATTTTTATTAAAGGAAAAAGAAGAAAAAATATTAAGGGAAATAGAATATAAAAACCTTCTTCTAAAGCACATTAAATTAGTAAAAGAAGATTGTGAGAAAATTAAACAAAGCTTAGGTAAATATACGATTAAAGAAATGAAGCCCGTAGAGGTGAAGGGTGAAATAACAAACTTTGCTGCTTATGATGAATATGAAATTATACAAAAGAATACAGACAATTTAAAGGACGCTGTTACATTAACAGGTCTACGGCGTGTAATAAGCTTTGATAAAGAGGGCATAAAAGGAGATAAATTTATAGTTGTAAGAAAAATAGAAGGTTTAGAAAAAAATGTGGAAGGTGAAATTATTACTCATCCCAAGTGTATTTATACTATTATTGAAGATGGTAGATATTTAACTGGTGGAGAAAATATCGATAATAAAGTAGGAGATAGCTTAAGAAATATAGCATTAGAAAATGGATATGAGCTAGTGGGGCTAACTTATATTAATATATTGATTACTACCTATGAAGAAGGACTTGAGCGTGTATTTTTAGAAATTTATACCCCTATAAAATAATACAAAAGTGTATTGACTAGGGAGTTACCCACAGGTTTAAACTAAGGATATCAGTGAATTAATTTGTATTATATTGACTGAATATTTAATTAAAAGGGGAGTTTCATATTGACTATAGAAAAAACATTAAAAAGACCAATGGTAAGTTTTGTTGTATTTAGCAATATTATTTTTTGGGTATTTTTAGCTTTAATAGGTGTAGGTATGATGCTAGATATTCCTAAGATATTAACAGATATTTTAATAGTAATCTCAGCATGGTCATCAACTATTTCTTTTGTAATTTTCTTTAATAAGATATATCCAGGATTAAAGCTTAAGGAGTTTGTAAAAAAACAATTTGCACCAAAACTTAGATTTTCTGTACTTAGTATAATTATTATCATTCAAATTTTAATATTTTCAGTTACTATATTTATTCTACCAGGTGCAAGGGATACTCAAAACTTTACATTATCATTTTCAGGTATAGCAATGTTCCTATTTATTTTTTTCCACCATCTAGTACAAGGACCTTTAGGTGAAGAATTAAGTTGGAGAGGATATGTACTAAATGAGCTTCAAAAAATGCATTCACCTTTTATAGCAGCTTTAATAGTAGGCGTGTTATGGGGACTTTGGCATGCACCACTATGGCTTTTAACTTCAGGATATATCGGAGTAAATTTAATAAAATACATTACACTTTTTATGGTTGGGATTATATCAGTAACTATTATAATGACATTTTTCTATAACCTAAACAAGAATCTATTAGTGCCTATTATAATCCATCAATTATTTAATTTTCTACTTTCTCTCATAAAAGCAGAAACATTGGATGTTTTATTATATACTATGATTTTTTATTTTGCTGTAGCAGTTATATTAATAGTTATAAATCCTAAGCAAAAATTATATAAAAAATAAGAAGCAAGCATTATTGGAAATCAATCGATATATAGGGCAGGGAGAGCTCACAATCAATGAAATTTCAGATTTTATGAACCTTCTAATTTAACAAAATACTTTAAACACTATGAAAGAGTTTCACCAACGGAATTTAGAACAAAATATTTTAGTATTTAACGATACCTGGAAGGTATCGTTTTTATAGTTTTTTATGGAATTATTACATTCTAATTTATCTTTATAGTAATTATAATAAAGATATGCTTAAACTTACGTTTATTAAATGATAGAAATCAAATGATAGGGTGATGATGATTATGGAATTAAGTTGGGTATCAGTTGTACCTGTATTACTAGTAATTATTTTAGCCTTTGCAGCTAAGAATGTA from Abyssisolibacter fermentans includes the following:
- a CDS encoding DGQHR domain-containing protein, yielding MSNTKWEKVVSCKELTQVKRKRAKEFIVHKERSIALPVLIEEGWVEYKKYKNDKFIGVKKDKKVDELFEDKIWIMLFNMGFEHMNSDRNFHMSYDHTNENITQQIDVFAADDESVLVVECKATSSIKDGVFKKNIEAFYGQTEGLRKEILQKFPRRKVKFIWATHNYNMSKADLEKLNNWNIDFWDNSKVNYYCELVKHLGSSAKYQLLGNLFANQKIRNMNNKIPAIRGKMGKHTYYSFSIEPEKLLKIGYVLHRNDANNDMMPTYQRIIKKSRLKSVRKFINEDKGYFPNSIVINLISKRPLSFDRANKQDVDSIATLGTLHLPQQYKSAYIIDGQHRLYGYSDSKYAKTNSIPVVAFENLEKEEQIKLFMEINENQKAVSKNLRNTLNADMQWNSSKYDERRNALRLRIAQKLGEDCTSPLYRRIIIGEEQSTSLKCVTIECIRQAINTGSFLSKYSTSNKLEKRGNFDLDDNNITFDLLYSYLQICLSYIKENLNKEWHLGKDEQGILVTNNGIGGVIRTINSITEHLIKINEINPLKDKPEVMADRAQYYLDPIIRFYENIDDEQRDNIRKTYGGNGPIYSCRCLEKAINYERNEFEPEGLKKYWEDHSKEYNNESIMMIREISNSVKQILKNAIQNKYKDNWTNAIPKPVYTRVNKALSEYEYETGKKSDFWDSITLSDLRLIVLYGRNWSNLFEGLFTLDSQQKISGGKKSKTEWLTLLSKLQRNAVKSNFSVRKDDYQLLCEIYNKFVQEVPLDYCKNS
- the rlmH gene encoding 23S rRNA (pseudouridine(1915)-N(3))-methyltransferase RlmH; translation: MKITIIAVGKIKEKYLTQGIKEYSKRLSKYCKLEIIEVNDEKAPENLSLTDMEIIKNKEGEKILKRLNIDSYIIPLCIEGKQLSSVEFSKQVDKVLLQGNSHITFIIGGSLGLSKQITDISNLKLSFSKMTFPHQLMRLILLEQIYRGFRIRLGEPYHK
- a CDS encoding DNA adenine methylase: MSNTKPFIRWAGGKSWLIPHVKSIILNLEYRNYYEPFIGGGAIFFSLQQKKNVYLSDINPELIDSYISIRDHPNLIIKELKHYTNTESEYYRIRALEPDNMIERAARFIYLNQTSYNGLYRVNKKGKYNVPYGHRQNLNYNYDRLRIASQKLQKVRIHCEDFSKKKYRIREGDLIFLDPPYTVSHNNNGFIEYNQNLFSLDDQKRLSKYIDYIKSKGAYYILTNAAHNAIKEIFTKEGDSLTPLDRHSLIGGKKAKRSLISEYIFTNIPKGV
- a CDS encoding helix-turn-helix domain-containing protein, with product MDTIKRINFKKSEHRLFDFEIVDLQEFLKTRPAKHLSKVFRLNFYLILYITSGKGRHEIDFKVYDFKAGDMIFVAQNQVHRFFPNTQATGYIILFTEDYLYINSDMNIHDFLDHFNMPLYNPIIEIDISEEASNRILIDLLYKEYQAVDSRVKVQLLKYLFRSFMLTIRKFRKINKDMETSGVYKRFIEFKNLVEMHYKEKKTVSEYARMMSVSQKTINQATRKAVDLSAKQFIIDRTLLEIKRYIGQGELTINEISDLMGFYEPSNLTKYFKHYERVSPTEFRAKYFSI
- a CDS encoding DUF1835 domain-containing protein produces the protein MGKFVHIVFGDSAAGILKYYFENIQNEFMGEIISFRDIHSVGPIYEIDTETGLRKRIEWLKNMVKVVSADDYFEYIEKEFIATYENIKNIDIDSKIVIWHEKNTDSQVGFRYLNKLLKNKELYEVNVSESYIKDYNNNRYKPRSLAECAPEEINRFILTMKKLEKEKCNCLINDWEVLRTSKENLRILKDNKIIGVDENYYDHDILSNCTFNFRKAARIIGKTMGESDQLVSDTYLDYRVRKLIKSGKVEYRGKLETYRDFEIKVLGLN
- the brnQ gene encoding branched-chain amino acid transport system II carrier protein, with the translated sequence MKNLSKKDLLLIGLMLFSLFFGAGNLIFPPFLGQAAGVKVWTAILSFFITAVGFPILGVVAVAKSGGLQNLAKRANPVFAGIFTVLIYLSIGPCLGIPRAGSLPFEMVVAPYLPQSIPTTLALLIFTFVFFMVAYWLSLSPTKLVNRMGKVLTPTLLLLILVMFIGALIKPLGNYGVATGEYVKSPFVKGFLEGYLTMDTIAALNFGIVIALSIKSKGIKDEKVVVSTTIKAGMIAGTLMIIIYSILAHLGATSGGRFGGTQNGAQTLTNVTTYIFGKPGAVLLAVIFTLACLTTSVGLITSCSQYFSTLTNKLSYKNWARILSLSSMVLANMGLTKILAISVPVLNTIYPISIMLIVLSMLDKFFKQSSMVYGLTILFTGIVSIVDSLQQVGIELGFVTSLCDGLPFYAKGLGWVVPAIFGMVIGVVIKIIKEKLIYNKTLENSI
- a CDS encoding MerR family transcriptional regulator gives rise to the protein MYTIGQVAKFLGVSRDTLKFYEEKELLKPKHDDENGYRKYNHFDIYDIMTIKFYREIDFEIKKIQEIRKSKNVEEIEFLLKEKEEKILREIEYKNLLLKHIKLVKEDCEKIKQSLGKYTIKEMKPVEVKGEITNFAAYDEYEIIQKNTDNLKDAVTLTGLRRVISFDKEGIKGDKFIVVRKIEGLEKNVEGEIITHPKCIYTIIEDGRYLTGGENIDNKVGDSLRNIALENGYELVGLTYINILITTYEEGLERVFLEIYTPIK
- a CDS encoding CPBP family intramembrane glutamic endopeptidase, which encodes MTIEKTLKRPMVSFVVFSNIIFWVFLALIGVGMMLDIPKILTDILIVISAWSSTISFVIFFNKIYPGLKLKEFVKKQFAPKLRFSVLSIIIIIQILIFSVTIFILPGARDTQNFTLSFSGIAMFLFIFFHHLVQGPLGEELSWRGYVLNELQKMHSPFIAALIVGVLWGLWHAPLWLLTSGYIGVNLIKYITLFMVGIISVTIIMTFFYNLNKNLLVPIIIHQLFNFLLSLIKAETLDVLLYTMIFYFAVAVILIVINPKQKLYKK
- a CDS encoding MetS family NSS transporter small subunit, with amino-acid sequence MTQSAKIFFIIGAVVLWGGLLCTLAVAIKNEKVSN